A genomic window from Synechococcus sp. WH 8016 includes:
- a CDS encoding RNA polymerase sigma factor RpoD/SigA produces the protein MVSSLSAFLGEIGRHQLLTPEQELTLGRKVQAMAALTERCTMAGGEGDACVYSDEEKRTIKRGEKAKNQMITANLRLVVNLAKRYQGKGLDLLDLIQEGTLGLTRAVEKYDPTRGHRFSTYAYWWIRQGLNRALSTQSRTIRIPVNVNEKLTKLRAAKARLMQSNGLAPSAEQLAESMKLPISEVEDLLGCELRSVTVSLQGVVKSKSDPSELVDVLPSDEIPPMERAEIAERTDSAWKLLDNSNLTPKERTIVMLRFGLDGSHEWRTLAEVARQMNCSREYCRQVVQRALRKLRKTSIQHGLVEPAH, from the coding sequence ATGGTGAGTTCTCTGAGTGCTTTTCTCGGCGAAATCGGTCGGCATCAACTGCTGACACCTGAGCAGGAATTAACCCTGGGCCGCAAGGTTCAAGCCATGGCAGCTCTGACTGAGCGCTGCACAATGGCAGGTGGCGAAGGCGATGCATGCGTTTACAGCGACGAGGAGAAGCGCACGATCAAGCGAGGAGAAAAGGCGAAAAATCAAATGATTACGGCCAATTTAAGGTTGGTTGTCAATCTTGCGAAGCGTTATCAAGGCAAGGGACTGGACCTTCTTGACCTCATCCAAGAGGGCACGCTCGGGCTCACCAGAGCGGTGGAAAAATATGACCCCACCCGAGGTCATCGTTTTTCTACCTACGCCTACTGGTGGATTCGTCAAGGTTTGAACCGCGCTCTGTCGACCCAAAGCAGAACCATTCGCATCCCTGTGAATGTCAATGAAAAACTAACGAAATTACGCGCTGCCAAAGCGCGTTTGATGCAGAGCAATGGTCTTGCCCCATCGGCGGAGCAATTGGCCGAGAGCATGAAATTACCGATCAGCGAAGTTGAAGACTTACTGGGCTGTGAACTTCGCAGCGTCACCGTGAGCCTTCAGGGAGTGGTGAAGTCGAAATCGGATCCATCTGAATTGGTGGATGTCTTACCAAGTGACGAAATCCCACCCATGGAGCGGGCCGAAATCGCCGAGCGGACGGACTCCGCTTGGAAGCTGCTCGACAATTCGAACCTGACTCCCAAGGAGAGAACCATCGTCATGCTGCGGTTTGGGCTTGATGGAAGCCACGAGTGGCGCACCCTTGCCGAAGTTGCCCGACAGATGAACTGCAGCAGGGAGTACTGCCGCCAGGTGGTGCAAAGAGCTTTACGCAAACTGCGTAAAACCAGCATTCAACATGGCTTGGTGGAACCCGCCCACTGA
- a CDS encoding YkvA family protein produces the protein MTDASSFTEPIFEADVIDSSVIDEGVFQRLLRRAGRTIAAPALEALEMVLDASTPAQARITMLAALTYLLIPTDLIPDFLPVAGFSDDLVALTAVIGLCSKHITPVIRLRAQRRLDRWFPLGRS, from the coding sequence ATGACTGATGCCTCCTCTTTCACGGAACCCATTTTTGAAGCGGATGTGATTGACAGCTCCGTCATCGATGAAGGAGTTTTTCAACGTCTACTCAGGCGCGCAGGAAGAACGATTGCGGCCCCAGCCCTTGAAGCGCTGGAGATGGTGCTGGATGCGTCCACGCCGGCTCAAGCCAGGATCACCATGCTGGCAGCCCTGACCTACCTGCTCATACCAACCGATCTCATCCCCGACTTCCTACCTGTCGCGGGATTTAGCGATGACCTCGTTGCCTTGACCGCCGTGATCGGTCTCTGCAGCAAACACATCACACCCGTCATCCGTCTACGGGCACAACGCAGACTGGACCGATGGTTTCCCCTCGGTCGCTCATGA